The DNA segment ttgcataatgactgtaACCAGCTcagtgaaggaacaatgggctgggaggtcagttccttaatcttactgtactcatggccattgagtgggttttggtcagtggttgttgatcaatggtcatgagaatttgcataattaagattaaggaaaaTCTAAATTTGACTTTGATGTTCCTGCAGGTTCTCATCTGCCTGTTTTTGTTCCTGTTGTAACTGAACTTTGACCTCATGTGTTCATGACTCTTCACCTCTTTCTCCACACAGGGAGAAGATGATCTGCAGGATCTCGCTGGTCCTCATCCTCACCTCGTGTGTCTCTGGTTAGTTACAGTTCACTTCATGAACTCCAAAttaaaaccacaacaacaggtTTGTTCCAGTTCTCAGAgtgtctgctcctctctctctctgtctcctcaaCAGGATCATTTGTAGTGAATGTGACTCAGACCTCCTGTCAGGCAGAGGAGAACCACAACATCACACTGGAGTGGACGTTCACAGTAGAAACAGGCAGATCCCCCACATATCTAAACATCTACTGTGAACTGATAACTGATGATAAACTCTCAGTTCTGTATCATGTCCACAATGGTGCTGAAGTCTCAGAGTCTCAGGATGAAAAGTTTTCAGGACGAGTTCAGGGTGACAAAGACGCCCTCAGAGAAGGACGAATCAGACTCCAGCTGTGCAGACTCAGGACTGAGGACTCTGGTCAATACAAGTGTCAAGTAAACACAGATTATGGTCTCAGCTCTGCGAGCTGCAGACTCAACGTCACTGGTAAGTTTTAACAAGTCAAAACTGAACaatcacttttatatttatGGTCTGTTAAACTTTTATTTGCCATGTTTATGATTTATGACTGAAAAACATGATGTGTtgtgtgatattattctgttattatatgttaccttatatatgtaatcaaagtagttgaaggatgatactgctgtagatcatattataccctttaatatagagtgtgtgatctgtatgtagtttagttctcattatacttttgagttaaaagaacatattcactgattagtttattagataagtgtgcatcactctgtatccttgatctgctgtgaatgtattacatgcttaattgttgaatcatgaagagaaaggttgtaagcaggagactctgtgtctaagacaggggagatagacagaccacattccacacccccaccttacagaaagcagaggaaCAACTGctgaggtcataacttaggcgccgtaagagagaaagaatgttaatgtttggtcttttacgactaggtgggggccactagagactataaaaagctgagcaacccgtcaccattttgagacttgctgtgaccctcttcaggcatgtctccccatcatgatggtccttatgctcttaagtgttgaa comes from the Maylandia zebra isolate NMK-2024a unplaced genomic scaffold, Mzebra_GT3a scaffold02, whole genome shotgun sequence genome and includes:
- the LOC106676533 gene encoding uncharacterized protein LOC106676533, translated to MMEKMICRISLVLILTSCVSGSFVVNVTQTSCQAEENHNITLEWTFTVETGRSPTYLNIYCELITDDKLSVLYHVHNGAEVSESQDEKFSGRVQGDKDALREGRIRLQLCRLRTEDSGQYKCQVNTDYGLSSASCRLNVTAAADQLTSQRPTSPPQEERKDWKIIVIGLTAAALFALIVCTLLCVVLRKVPNFCTAVKFHELSGTKSLNQDTSCL